In the Takifugu flavidus isolate HTHZ2018 chromosome 11, ASM371156v2, whole genome shotgun sequence genome, one interval contains:
- the LOC130534084 gene encoding glutathione S-transferase omega-1-like isoform X2: MRFCPFAQRTRLVLNAKGIKYETINIHLKDKPDWFLQKNPLGLVPTLETPAGEVIYESPITCEYLDEVYPEKKLLPSTPFGKAQQKMMLEHFSKIVPYFYKIVMGKKNGDDVSGLETELKEKLTKLNEDFANKKTKYFGGDSITMIDYMMWPWFERLEVFGLKSCLDNTPELAKWTERMYEDPAVKATSYSLDTHKAFYKTYADGKPDYDYGL, translated from the exons ATGAGATTCTGCCCATTTGCTCAAAGGACGAGATTGGTGTTGAATGCCAAAGGGATCAA GTATGAAACCATCAACATTCACCTTAAAGACAAACCTGACTGGTTCCTTCAGAAGAATCCTCTTGGTCTCGTTCCAACACTGGAAACACCTGCTGGAGAGGTGATATATGAATCCCCGATCACCTGTGAATACCTGGATGAAGTTTACCCTGAAAAGAAACTGCTTCCTTCCACACCTTTTGGTAAAGCTCAGCAAAAAATGATGCTGGAGCATTTTTCCAAG ATAGTTCCATATTTCTACAAGATCGTTATGGGTAAAAAGAATGGAGATGATGTGTCAGGACTGGAAACTGAACTAAAAGAGAAGCTGACCAAATTAAATGAG GACTTTGCTAACAAGAAGACCAAGTACTTTGGTGGCGATTCCATCACGATGATTGACTACATGATGTGGCCGTGGTTCGAGAGGCTGGAAGTCTTTGGACTGAAGAG CTGCCTTGACAACACACCTGAGCTGGCAAAGTGGACTGAACGCATGTATGAGGACCCAGCGGTCAAAGCTACCTCGTACAGTCTGGACACGCACAAGGCCTTCTACAAAACATACGCTGATGGCAAACCTGATTACGACTACGGCCTGTAA
- the LOC130534084 gene encoding glutathione S-transferase omega-1-like isoform X1 — MSTEKCHANGSPAPGPVPEGHIRLYSMRFCPFAQRTRLVLNAKGIKYETINIHLKDKPDWFLQKNPLGLVPTLETPAGEVIYESPITCEYLDEVYPEKKLLPSTPFGKAQQKMMLEHFSKIVPYFYKIVMGKKNGDDVSGLETELKEKLTKLNEDFANKKTKYFGGDSITMIDYMMWPWFERLEVFGLKSCLDNTPELAKWTERMYEDPAVKATSYSLDTHKAFYKTYADGKPDYDYGL; from the exons ATGTCCACTGAAAAGTGTCACGCTAACG GTagtcctgctccaggtccagTCCCTGAAGGCCACATCAGACTGTACAGCATGAGATTCTGCCCATTTGCTCAAAGGACGAGATTGGTGTTGAATGCCAAAGGGATCAA GTATGAAACCATCAACATTCACCTTAAAGACAAACCTGACTGGTTCCTTCAGAAGAATCCTCTTGGTCTCGTTCCAACACTGGAAACACCTGCTGGAGAGGTGATATATGAATCCCCGATCACCTGTGAATACCTGGATGAAGTTTACCCTGAAAAGAAACTGCTTCCTTCCACACCTTTTGGTAAAGCTCAGCAAAAAATGATGCTGGAGCATTTTTCCAAG ATAGTTCCATATTTCTACAAGATCGTTATGGGTAAAAAGAATGGAGATGATGTGTCAGGACTGGAAACTGAACTAAAAGAGAAGCTGACCAAATTAAATGAG GACTTTGCTAACAAGAAGACCAAGTACTTTGGTGGCGATTCCATCACGATGATTGACTACATGATGTGGCCGTGGTTCGAGAGGCTGGAAGTCTTTGGACTGAAGAG CTGCCTTGACAACACACCTGAGCTGGCAAAGTGGACTGAACGCATGTATGAGGACCCAGCGGTCAAAGCTACCTCGTACAGTCTGGACACGCACAAGGCCTTCTACAAAACATACGCTGATGGCAAACCTGATTACGACTACGGCCTGTAA
- the itprip gene encoding inositol 1,4,5-trisphosphate receptor-interacting protein, which produces MQGAIARMCVLVAAAILNHPLLSPQENATLHDQDEELMARMREHEEMLEKEQAKLEKEFSQLTPEPENISSEEEYSGYLWSSVVFLVFLVIEMFRMHGAHTEITPFGDEDIYSEGGSLAPRLKALDKEVLNNFCDKCTYTSSNEIWRVREFVEGFADDLLESLRSVCDRDDDMEVGDFVGIGSVFESWKVCKPLMCDLLVPFSPPDPFALQFHLWCSCSSNVPPNMQGCGKIKVSKSGGNEGCLCGSANMGEDVLCLLHNGNDVPSVERSPDDLLCTRNTSFLSKDQVMKWFQISVTKAWGRISHKYDFEVTFRNLDAAGALKVRFHSGKVVVLNMIPVVQLQDTDAYFVSHFPSGSESPPDPYWPLSFAVYERNLLKLISKRLPQNSCHLHCLQIVTFLHRKQASLTGRTALTNYHIKTVLLHLLLGKRASSWGTEHMESRLCDLLSFLHRSLQEKRLHHVMIGNSKVTELIHVPEIISRAEPVNLLRCLVLQAELHAQTLQHFNEMLKNAPALLQDYTPHWSNGLCLLGDGV; this is translated from the coding sequence ATGCAGGGGGCCattgcacgcatgtgtgtgttagtggCTGCGGCCATATTAAACCATCCCTTGCTCTCCCCTCAAGAGAACGCCACGCTCCATGACCAGGATGAGGAACTGATGGCTCGCATGCGGGAACATGAAGAGATGTTGGAAAAGGAGCAGGCCAAGCTGGAGAAAGAGTTCTCTCAGCTGACACCAGAGCCAGAAAACATCAGCTCTGAGGAGGAGTATAGCGGGTACTTGTGGAGCTCGGTGGTATTTTTAGTATTCCTGGTGATCGAGATGTTCCGAATGCATGGGGCCCATACAGAAATCACACCGTTTGGGGACGAAGACATTTATTCAGAAGGTGGCTCCCTCGCCCCCAGACTGAAGGCGTTGGACAAGGAGGTTCTGAACAACTTCTGCGACAAATGCACCTACACATCCTCCAATGAAATCTGGAGGGTGAGAGAGTTCGTGGAGGGTTTTGCTGACGACTTGTTGGAATCACTCcggagtgtgtgtgacagggatGACGACATGGAAGTCGGGGACTTTGTTGGAATTGGAAGCGTGTTTGAGTCTTGGAAGGTGTGCAAGCCCCTGATGTGCGACCTCCTGGTGCCTTTCTCACCTCCAGATCCATTTGCGCTGCAGTTCCATCTGTGGTGCAGCTGTTCCAGCAACGTGCCTCCGAACATGCAGGGCTGCGGCAAGATCAAGGTCTCCAAGTCTGGTGGGAACGAGGGCTGTCTCTGCGGCTCTGCTAACATGGGGGAGGACGTGCTGTGTCTCTTGCATAATGGGAACGATGTGCCCAGTGTGGAACGCAGTCCCGATGACCTGCTTTGCACCAGGAACACATCCTTCTTATCTAAAGATCAAGTCATGAAGTGGTTCCAGATCTCTGTTACCAAAGCTTGGGGACGCATCTCCCACAAATATGACTTTGAGGTCACTTTTCGCAACCTGGATGCTGCGGGCGCCCTAAAGGTCCGCTTTCATTCAGGGAAGGTTGTTGTATTGAACATGATACCAGTGGTTCAGCTGCAGGATACAGATGCCTACTTTGTCTCTCACTTTCCATCCGGTTCCGAGAGCCCCCCAGACCCCTACTGGCCTTTGTCTTTCGCAGTGTATGAGAGGAATTTGCTGAAACTGATATCTAAACGTCTACCGCAAAACTCCTGTCACTTACACTGCCTTCAGATTGTTACTTTTCTCCACAGAAAACAGGCAAGCCTCACAGGAAGGACGGCACTCACAAACTACCACATTAAGACTGTCCTCTTGCACTTGTTGCTGGGTAAAAGGGCCTCTTCATGGGGCACGGAGCACATGGAGAGCAGGCTTTGCGATTTGCTCAGCTTCTTGCATAGGAGTTTACAGGAAAAGAGACTGCATCATGTTATGATTGGGAACAGTAAGGTGACAGAACTCATCCACGTTCCTGAGATAATAAGTAGAGCAGAGCCCGTCAATCTGCTCCGGTGTCTGGTGCTGCAAGCGGAGCTTCATGCTCAAACACTTCAGCATTTCAATGAGATGCTAAAAAATGCACCTGCGCTCCTACAGGATTACACACCTCACTGGTCTAATGGTTTGTGCCTGCTTGGTGACGGGGTGTGA
- the fas gene encoding tumor necrosis factor receptor superfamily member 6 → MEAGSNVSSGWIKTLILCYVAVSLGFVVPSSSQCVDGTYKHDGRDCCLCAAGLYLMEHCTETLQYGKCETCKDDTYSSEPTSQMSCEPCRSCSQPNDNLEEDEPCTPARNRKCRCRKDHYCSSKLEICRLCNPCSICEPEGIKVACTANNDTVCNERAPDGLSVGVILGIVFGVIGPVIGLLIVVACWHKRRKQQSEDITTIREMEPLKEVELYPHLPDIADIIGWKDMKDIAIASGITQVTIESVQLNHQNDHEEQTQELLNRFREKHGQEAAKKLIELLKTKGKNNKAVRVESLLRRAAGNVV, encoded by the exons ATGGAAGCCGGTTCAAACGTGTCTTCTGGGTGGATTAAAACACTGATTTTGTGTTACGTCGCTGTTTCACT CGGCTTCGTcgtcccctcttcctcccagtgTGTCGATGGAACCTACAAACATGACGGAAGGGACTGCTGCCTGTGTGCTGCTG GTCTCTATCTGATGGAACACTGCACCGAGACCCTGCAATATGGAAAATGTGAGACCTGTAAAGACGATACGTACAGCAGTGAGCCGACTAGCCAGATGTCCTGTGAGCCCTGCAGGTCGTGCTCACAACCCAATG aTAATCTGGAAGAGGATGAACCCTGCACTCCTGCCAGAAACAGAAAGTGTCGGTGTAGAAAGGACCATTATTGCAGCAGTAAACTGGAAATCTGTAGACTCTGCAACCCTTGTAGTAT ATGTGAGCCTGAGGGCATCAAAGTAGCCTGTACAGCCAACAATGACACAGTCTGCAATGAAAGAGCTCCAG ATGGGCTAAGTGTCGGAGTTATACTTGGCATAGTTTTTGGGGTCATTGGTCCTGTCATTGGTCTTCTGATCGTGGTAGCTTGTTGGCATAAAC GCAGGAAACAGCAGTCAGAGGACATTACAACTATTAGG GAAATGGAGCCGTTAAAAG AAGTGGAGCTTTACCCTCACTTGCCTGACATCGCGGACATAATCGGATGGAAGGATATGAAAGATATCGCGATAGCAAGCGGTATAACACAGGTGACGATTGAGTCTGTCCAACTTAATCACCAAAATGACCACGAGGAACAGACACAAGAGCTGCTGAACCGCTTTAGAGAGAAGCATGGCCAAGAGGCTGCAAAGAAGTTGATTGAGTTgcttaaaacaaaaggaaaaaataacaaaGCTGTCAGGGTTGAATCTCTGTTGAGACGTGCTGCTGGGAATGTTGTCTAA